One genomic segment of Vulpes vulpes isolate BD-2025 chromosome 2, VulVul3, whole genome shotgun sequence includes these proteins:
- the SLC25A25 gene encoding mitochondrial adenyl nucleotide antiporter SLC25A25 isoform X7: MLQMLWHFLSSFLPRAGCQGSREGKDNEVTGTLAPARGDQMSSFLGKQDGKAEATEKRPTILLVVGPAEHFPKKIVQAGDKDLDGQLDFEEFVHYLQDHEKKLRLVFKSLDKKNDGRIDAQEIMQSLRDLGVKISEQQAEKILKSMDKNGTMTIDWNEWRDYHLLHPVENIPEIILYWKHSTIFDVGENLTVPDEFTVEERQTGMWWRHLVAGGGAGAVSRTCTAPLDRLKVLMQVHASRSNNMCIVGGFTQMIREGGAKSLWRGNGINVLKIAPESAIKFMAYEQIKRLVGSDQETLRIHERLVAGSLAGAIAQSSIYPMEVLKTRMALRKTGQYSGMLDCARKILAREGMAAFYKGYVPNMLGIIPYAGIDLAVYETLKNAWLQRYAVNSADPGVFVLLACGTMSSTCGQLASYPLALVRTRMQAQASIEGAPEVTMSSLFRQILRTEGAFGLYRGLAPNFMKVIPAVSISYVVYENLKITLGVQSR; the protein is encoded by the exons ATGTTGCAGATGCTGTGGCATTTTCTGTCTAGCTTTCTCCCTAGGGCTGGGTGCCAAGGCTCCAGAGAGGGGAAGGATAATGAAGTCACAGGCACCCTGGCTCCAGCTCGGGGAGACCAGATGTCAAGCTTTTTGGGGAAACAGGACGGAAAGGCTGAGGCCACGGAAAAGAGACCCACCATTTTGCTGGTGGTCGGACCTGCAGAGCATTTTCCTAAG aaaATCGTGCAAGCTGGAGACAAAGACCTCGATGGGCAGCTCGACTTTGAAGAGTTTGTCCATTATCTACAAGATCACGAGAAGAAGCTGAGGCTGGTATTCAAGAGTTTGGACAAGAAGAATGATG GACGAATCGATGCTCAGGAGATCATGCAGTCCCTGCGGGACCTAGGAGTAAAGATATCCGAACAGCAGGCGGAAAAGATTCTCAAGAG CATGGATAAGAATGGCACAATGACTATTGACTGGAATGAATGGAGAGACTACCACCTCCTCCATCCTGTGGAAAACATCCCTGAGATCATCCTGTACTGGAAGCATTCCACG ATCTTTGATGTGGGTGAGAATCTGACAGTCCCTGATGAATTCACAGTGGAGGAGAGGCAGACCGGGATGTGGTGGAGACACCTCGTGgctggaggcggggcgggggctgtATCCAGAACTTGCACGGCGCCCTTGGACAGGCTCAAGGTGCTCATGCAG GTCCACGCCTCCCGCAGCAACAACATGTGCATTGTGGGCGGGTTCACCCAGATGATTCGAGAAGGCGGGGCCAAATCTCTCTGGCGGGGCAATGGCATCAACGTCCTCAAAATTGCCCCTGAATCAGCCATCAAATTCATGGCCTACGAGCAG ATCAAGCGTCTTGTGGGGAGTGACCAGGAGACTCTGAGGATTCACGAGAGACTTGTGGCAGGGTCCCTGGCTGGGGCCATCGCCCAGAGTAGCATCTACCCAATGGAG GTTCTGAAGACCCGAATGGCCCTGCGCAAGACAGGCCAGTACTCGGGCATGCTGGACTGTGCCAGGAAGATCCTAGCCAGAGAGGGAATGGCCGCCTTCTACAAAGGCTACGTTCCAAACATGCTGGGGATCATCCCCTACGCTGGGATAGACCTAGCCGTCTATGAG ACGCTCAAGAATGCCTGGCTACAGCGGTATGCGGTAAACAGTGCAGACCCTGGCGTGTTTGTGCTCTTGGCCTGTGGCACTATGTCCAGCACCTGTGGCCAGCTGGCCAGCTACCCACTGGCCCTGGTCAGGACCCGGATGCAGGCCCAAG CCTCCATTGAGGGCGCTCCAGAGGTGACCATGAGCAGCCTCTTCAGACAGATCCTGCGAACCGAGGGGGCCTTTGGCCTGTACCGGGGGCTGGCCCCTAACTTCATGAAGGTGATCCCAGCTGTGAGCATCAGCTACGTGGTCTATGAGAACCTGAAGATCACCCTGGGTGTGCAGTCTCGGTGA
- the SLC25A25 gene encoding mitochondrial adenyl nucleotide antiporter SLC25A25 isoform X6 — protein sequence MLQMLWHFLSSFLPRAGCQGSREGKDNEVTGTLAPARGDQMSSFLGKQDGKAEATEKRPTILLVVGPAEHFPKKIVQAGDKDLDGQLDFEEFVHYLQDHEKKLRLVFKSLDKKNDGRIDAQEIMQSLRDLGVKISEQQAEKILKRIRTGHFWGPVTYMDKNGTMTIDWNEWRDYHLLHPVENIPEIILYWKHSTIFDVGENLTVPDEFTVEERQTGMWWRHLVAGGGAGAVSRTCTAPLDRLKVLMQVHASRSNNMCIVGGFTQMIREGGAKSLWRGNGINVLKIAPESAIKFMAYEQIKRLVGSDQETLRIHERLVAGSLAGAIAQSSIYPMEVLKTRMALRKTGQYSGMLDCARKILAREGMAAFYKGYVPNMLGIIPYAGIDLAVYETLKNAWLQRYAVNSADPGVFVLLACGTMSSTCGQLASYPLALVRTRMQAQASIEGAPEVTMSSLFRQILRTEGAFGLYRGLAPNFMKVIPAVSISYVVYENLKITLGVQSR from the exons ATGTTGCAGATGCTGTGGCATTTTCTGTCTAGCTTTCTCCCTAGGGCTGGGTGCCAAGGCTCCAGAGAGGGGAAGGATAATGAAGTCACAGGCACCCTGGCTCCAGCTCGGGGAGACCAGATGTCAAGCTTTTTGGGGAAACAGGACGGAAAGGCTGAGGCCACGGAAAAGAGACCCACCATTTTGCTGGTGGTCGGACCTGCAGAGCATTTTCCTAAG aaaATCGTGCAAGCTGGAGACAAAGACCTCGATGGGCAGCTCGACTTTGAAGAGTTTGTCCATTATCTACAAGATCACGAGAAGAAGCTGAGGCTGGTATTCAAGAGTTTGGACAAGAAGAATGATG GACGAATCGATGCTCAGGAGATCATGCAGTCCCTGCGGGACCTAGGAGTAAAGATATCCGAACAGCAGGCGGAAAAGATTCTCAAGAG AATACGAACGGGCCACTTCTGGGGCCCTGTCACCTA CATGGATAAGAATGGCACAATGACTATTGACTGGAATGAATGGAGAGACTACCACCTCCTCCATCCTGTGGAAAACATCCCTGAGATCATCCTGTACTGGAAGCATTCCACG ATCTTTGATGTGGGTGAGAATCTGACAGTCCCTGATGAATTCACAGTGGAGGAGAGGCAGACCGGGATGTGGTGGAGACACCTCGTGgctggaggcggggcgggggctgtATCCAGAACTTGCACGGCGCCCTTGGACAGGCTCAAGGTGCTCATGCAG GTCCACGCCTCCCGCAGCAACAACATGTGCATTGTGGGCGGGTTCACCCAGATGATTCGAGAAGGCGGGGCCAAATCTCTCTGGCGGGGCAATGGCATCAACGTCCTCAAAATTGCCCCTGAATCAGCCATCAAATTCATGGCCTACGAGCAG ATCAAGCGTCTTGTGGGGAGTGACCAGGAGACTCTGAGGATTCACGAGAGACTTGTGGCAGGGTCCCTGGCTGGGGCCATCGCCCAGAGTAGCATCTACCCAATGGAG GTTCTGAAGACCCGAATGGCCCTGCGCAAGACAGGCCAGTACTCGGGCATGCTGGACTGTGCCAGGAAGATCCTAGCCAGAGAGGGAATGGCCGCCTTCTACAAAGGCTACGTTCCAAACATGCTGGGGATCATCCCCTACGCTGGGATAGACCTAGCCGTCTATGAG ACGCTCAAGAATGCCTGGCTACAGCGGTATGCGGTAAACAGTGCAGACCCTGGCGTGTTTGTGCTCTTGGCCTGTGGCACTATGTCCAGCACCTGTGGCCAGCTGGCCAGCTACCCACTGGCCCTGGTCAGGACCCGGATGCAGGCCCAAG CCTCCATTGAGGGCGCTCCAGAGGTGACCATGAGCAGCCTCTTCAGACAGATCCTGCGAACCGAGGGGGCCTTTGGCCTGTACCGGGGGCTGGCCCCTAACTTCATGAAGGTGATCCCAGCTGTGAGCATCAGCTACGTGGTCTATGAGAACCTGAAGATCACCCTGGGTGTGCAGTCTCGGTGA
- the SLC25A25 gene encoding mitochondrial adenyl nucleotide antiporter SLC25A25 isoform X5: MLCLCLYVPLIGETQSEFQYFESKGLPAELKSIFKLSVFIPSQEFSTYRQWKQKIVQAGDKDLDGQLDFEEFVHYLQDHEKKLRLVFKSLDKKNDGRIDAQEIMQSLRDLGVKISEQQAEKILKSMDKNGTMTIDWNEWRDYHLLHPVENIPEIILYWKHSTIFDVGENLTVPDEFTVEERQTGMWWRHLVAGGGAGAVSRTCTAPLDRLKVLMQVHASRSNNMCIVGGFTQMIREGGAKSLWRGNGINVLKIAPESAIKFMAYEQIKRLVGSDQETLRIHERLVAGSLAGAIAQSSIYPMEVLKTRMALRKTGQYSGMLDCARKILAREGMAAFYKGYVPNMLGIIPYAGIDLAVYETLKNAWLQRYAVNSADPGVFVLLACGTMSSTCGQLASYPLALVRTRMQAQASIEGAPEVTMSSLFRQILRTEGAFGLYRGLAPNFMKVIPAVSISYVVYENLKITLGVQSR; encoded by the exons atgctctgcctctgcctctacgTGCCGCTCATCGGGGAGACCCAGAGCGAGTTCCAGTACTTCGAGTCCAAGGGGCTTCCCGCCGAGCTGAAGTCCATCTTCAAACTCAGCGTCTTCATCCCCTCCCAGGAGTTCTCCACCTACCGCCAGTGGAAGCAG aaaATCGTGCAAGCTGGAGACAAAGACCTCGATGGGCAGCTCGACTTTGAAGAGTTTGTCCATTATCTACAAGATCACGAGAAGAAGCTGAGGCTGGTATTCAAGAGTTTGGACAAGAAGAATGATG GACGAATCGATGCTCAGGAGATCATGCAGTCCCTGCGGGACCTAGGAGTAAAGATATCCGAACAGCAGGCGGAAAAGATTCTCAAGAG CATGGATAAGAATGGCACAATGACTATTGACTGGAATGAATGGAGAGACTACCACCTCCTCCATCCTGTGGAAAACATCCCTGAGATCATCCTGTACTGGAAGCATTCCACG ATCTTTGATGTGGGTGAGAATCTGACAGTCCCTGATGAATTCACAGTGGAGGAGAGGCAGACCGGGATGTGGTGGAGACACCTCGTGgctggaggcggggcgggggctgtATCCAGAACTTGCACGGCGCCCTTGGACAGGCTCAAGGTGCTCATGCAG GTCCACGCCTCCCGCAGCAACAACATGTGCATTGTGGGCGGGTTCACCCAGATGATTCGAGAAGGCGGGGCCAAATCTCTCTGGCGGGGCAATGGCATCAACGTCCTCAAAATTGCCCCTGAATCAGCCATCAAATTCATGGCCTACGAGCAG ATCAAGCGTCTTGTGGGGAGTGACCAGGAGACTCTGAGGATTCACGAGAGACTTGTGGCAGGGTCCCTGGCTGGGGCCATCGCCCAGAGTAGCATCTACCCAATGGAG GTTCTGAAGACCCGAATGGCCCTGCGCAAGACAGGCCAGTACTCGGGCATGCTGGACTGTGCCAGGAAGATCCTAGCCAGAGAGGGAATGGCCGCCTTCTACAAAGGCTACGTTCCAAACATGCTGGGGATCATCCCCTACGCTGGGATAGACCTAGCCGTCTATGAG ACGCTCAAGAATGCCTGGCTACAGCGGTATGCGGTAAACAGTGCAGACCCTGGCGTGTTTGTGCTCTTGGCCTGTGGCACTATGTCCAGCACCTGTGGCCAGCTGGCCAGCTACCCACTGGCCCTGGTCAGGACCCGGATGCAGGCCCAAG CCTCCATTGAGGGCGCTCCAGAGGTGACCATGAGCAGCCTCTTCAGACAGATCCTGCGAACCGAGGGGGCCTTTGGCCTGTACCGGGGGCTGGCCCCTAACTTCATGAAGGTGATCCCAGCTGTGAGCATCAGCTACGTGGTCTATGAGAACCTGAAGATCACCCTGGGTGTGCAGTCTCGGTGA
- the SLC25A25 gene encoding mitochondrial adenyl nucleotide antiporter SLC25A25 isoform X3, with translation MLCLCLYVPLIGETQSEFQYFESKGLPAELKSIFKLSVFIPSQEFSTYRQWKQKIVQAGDKDLDGQLDFEEFVHYLQDHEKKLRLVFKSLDKKNDGRIDAQEIMQSLRDLGVKISEQQAEKILKRIRTGHFWGPVTYMDKNGTMTIDWNEWRDYHLLHPVENIPEIILYWKHSTIFDVGENLTVPDEFTVEERQTGMWWRHLVAGGGAGAVSRTCTAPLDRLKVLMQVHASRSNNMCIVGGFTQMIREGGAKSLWRGNGINVLKIAPESAIKFMAYEQIKRLVGSDQETLRIHERLVAGSLAGAIAQSSIYPMEVLKTRMALRKTGQYSGMLDCARKILAREGMAAFYKGYVPNMLGIIPYAGIDLAVYETLKNAWLQRYAVNSADPGVFVLLACGTMSSTCGQLASYPLALVRTRMQAQASIEGAPEVTMSSLFRQILRTEGAFGLYRGLAPNFMKVIPAVSISYVVYENLKITLGVQSR, from the exons atgctctgcctctgcctctacgTGCCGCTCATCGGGGAGACCCAGAGCGAGTTCCAGTACTTCGAGTCCAAGGGGCTTCCCGCCGAGCTGAAGTCCATCTTCAAACTCAGCGTCTTCATCCCCTCCCAGGAGTTCTCCACCTACCGCCAGTGGAAGCAG aaaATCGTGCAAGCTGGAGACAAAGACCTCGATGGGCAGCTCGACTTTGAAGAGTTTGTCCATTATCTACAAGATCACGAGAAGAAGCTGAGGCTGGTATTCAAGAGTTTGGACAAGAAGAATGATG GACGAATCGATGCTCAGGAGATCATGCAGTCCCTGCGGGACCTAGGAGTAAAGATATCCGAACAGCAGGCGGAAAAGATTCTCAAGAG AATACGAACGGGCCACTTCTGGGGCCCTGTCACCTA CATGGATAAGAATGGCACAATGACTATTGACTGGAATGAATGGAGAGACTACCACCTCCTCCATCCTGTGGAAAACATCCCTGAGATCATCCTGTACTGGAAGCATTCCACG ATCTTTGATGTGGGTGAGAATCTGACAGTCCCTGATGAATTCACAGTGGAGGAGAGGCAGACCGGGATGTGGTGGAGACACCTCGTGgctggaggcggggcgggggctgtATCCAGAACTTGCACGGCGCCCTTGGACAGGCTCAAGGTGCTCATGCAG GTCCACGCCTCCCGCAGCAACAACATGTGCATTGTGGGCGGGTTCACCCAGATGATTCGAGAAGGCGGGGCCAAATCTCTCTGGCGGGGCAATGGCATCAACGTCCTCAAAATTGCCCCTGAATCAGCCATCAAATTCATGGCCTACGAGCAG ATCAAGCGTCTTGTGGGGAGTGACCAGGAGACTCTGAGGATTCACGAGAGACTTGTGGCAGGGTCCCTGGCTGGGGCCATCGCCCAGAGTAGCATCTACCCAATGGAG GTTCTGAAGACCCGAATGGCCCTGCGCAAGACAGGCCAGTACTCGGGCATGCTGGACTGTGCCAGGAAGATCCTAGCCAGAGAGGGAATGGCCGCCTTCTACAAAGGCTACGTTCCAAACATGCTGGGGATCATCCCCTACGCTGGGATAGACCTAGCCGTCTATGAG ACGCTCAAGAATGCCTGGCTACAGCGGTATGCGGTAAACAGTGCAGACCCTGGCGTGTTTGTGCTCTTGGCCTGTGGCACTATGTCCAGCACCTGTGGCCAGCTGGCCAGCTACCCACTGGCCCTGGTCAGGACCCGGATGCAGGCCCAAG CCTCCATTGAGGGCGCTCCAGAGGTGACCATGAGCAGCCTCTTCAGACAGATCCTGCGAACCGAGGGGGCCTTTGGCCTGTACCGGGGGCTGGCCCCTAACTTCATGAAGGTGATCCCAGCTGTGAGCATCAGCTACGTGGTCTATGAGAACCTGAAGATCACCCTGGGTGTGCAGTCTCGGTGA
- the SLC25A25 gene encoding mitochondrial adenyl nucleotide antiporter SLC25A25 isoform X2, which translates to MRELCRRRVPRHRARMTEMCEFFPQLSCGCSRERVMSCHGNDWLSYDFQGRKAGITGKKIVQAGDKDLDGQLDFEEFVHYLQDHEKKLRLVFKSLDKKNDGRIDAQEIMQSLRDLGVKISEQQAEKILKRIRTGHFWGPVTYMDKNGTMTIDWNEWRDYHLLHPVENIPEIILYWKHSTIFDVGENLTVPDEFTVEERQTGMWWRHLVAGGGAGAVSRTCTAPLDRLKVLMQVHASRSNNMCIVGGFTQMIREGGAKSLWRGNGINVLKIAPESAIKFMAYEQIKRLVGSDQETLRIHERLVAGSLAGAIAQSSIYPMEVLKTRMALRKTGQYSGMLDCARKILAREGMAAFYKGYVPNMLGIIPYAGIDLAVYETLKNAWLQRYAVNSADPGVFVLLACGTMSSTCGQLASYPLALVRTRMQAQASIEGAPEVTMSSLFRQILRTEGAFGLYRGLAPNFMKVIPAVSISYVVYENLKITLGVQSR; encoded by the exons ATGCGCGAACTGTGTCGTCGTCGTGTCCCCCGCCACAGGGCAAGAATGACGGAAATGTGCGAGTTCTTTCCCCAGCTGTCATGTGGCTGTAGCCGGGAAAGGGTTATGTCATGTCACGGGAATGACTGGCTTTCTTATGACTTCCAAGGAAGGAAGGCTGGAATTACAGGGAAG aaaATCGTGCAAGCTGGAGACAAAGACCTCGATGGGCAGCTCGACTTTGAAGAGTTTGTCCATTATCTACAAGATCACGAGAAGAAGCTGAGGCTGGTATTCAAGAGTTTGGACAAGAAGAATGATG GACGAATCGATGCTCAGGAGATCATGCAGTCCCTGCGGGACCTAGGAGTAAAGATATCCGAACAGCAGGCGGAAAAGATTCTCAAGAG AATACGAACGGGCCACTTCTGGGGCCCTGTCACCTA CATGGATAAGAATGGCACAATGACTATTGACTGGAATGAATGGAGAGACTACCACCTCCTCCATCCTGTGGAAAACATCCCTGAGATCATCCTGTACTGGAAGCATTCCACG ATCTTTGATGTGGGTGAGAATCTGACAGTCCCTGATGAATTCACAGTGGAGGAGAGGCAGACCGGGATGTGGTGGAGACACCTCGTGgctggaggcggggcgggggctgtATCCAGAACTTGCACGGCGCCCTTGGACAGGCTCAAGGTGCTCATGCAG GTCCACGCCTCCCGCAGCAACAACATGTGCATTGTGGGCGGGTTCACCCAGATGATTCGAGAAGGCGGGGCCAAATCTCTCTGGCGGGGCAATGGCATCAACGTCCTCAAAATTGCCCCTGAATCAGCCATCAAATTCATGGCCTACGAGCAG ATCAAGCGTCTTGTGGGGAGTGACCAGGAGACTCTGAGGATTCACGAGAGACTTGTGGCAGGGTCCCTGGCTGGGGCCATCGCCCAGAGTAGCATCTACCCAATGGAG GTTCTGAAGACCCGAATGGCCCTGCGCAAGACAGGCCAGTACTCGGGCATGCTGGACTGTGCCAGGAAGATCCTAGCCAGAGAGGGAATGGCCGCCTTCTACAAAGGCTACGTTCCAAACATGCTGGGGATCATCCCCTACGCTGGGATAGACCTAGCCGTCTATGAG ACGCTCAAGAATGCCTGGCTACAGCGGTATGCGGTAAACAGTGCAGACCCTGGCGTGTTTGTGCTCTTGGCCTGTGGCACTATGTCCAGCACCTGTGGCCAGCTGGCCAGCTACCCACTGGCCCTGGTCAGGACCCGGATGCAGGCCCAAG CCTCCATTGAGGGCGCTCCAGAGGTGACCATGAGCAGCCTCTTCAGACAGATCCTGCGAACCGAGGGGGCCTTTGGCCTGTACCGGGGGCTGGCCCCTAACTTCATGAAGGTGATCCCAGCTGTGAGCATCAGCTACGTGGTCTATGAGAACCTGAAGATCACCCTGGGTGTGCAGTCTCGGTGA
- the SLC25A25 gene encoding mitochondrial adenyl nucleotide antiporter SLC25A25 isoform X4, which produces MRELCRRRVPRHRARMTEMCEFFPQLSCGCSRERVMSCHGNDWLSYDFQGRKAGITGKKIVQAGDKDLDGQLDFEEFVHYLQDHEKKLRLVFKSLDKKNDGRIDAQEIMQSLRDLGVKISEQQAEKILKSMDKNGTMTIDWNEWRDYHLLHPVENIPEIILYWKHSTIFDVGENLTVPDEFTVEERQTGMWWRHLVAGGGAGAVSRTCTAPLDRLKVLMQVHASRSNNMCIVGGFTQMIREGGAKSLWRGNGINVLKIAPESAIKFMAYEQIKRLVGSDQETLRIHERLVAGSLAGAIAQSSIYPMEVLKTRMALRKTGQYSGMLDCARKILAREGMAAFYKGYVPNMLGIIPYAGIDLAVYETLKNAWLQRYAVNSADPGVFVLLACGTMSSTCGQLASYPLALVRTRMQAQASIEGAPEVTMSSLFRQILRTEGAFGLYRGLAPNFMKVIPAVSISYVVYENLKITLGVQSR; this is translated from the exons ATGCGCGAACTGTGTCGTCGTCGTGTCCCCCGCCACAGGGCAAGAATGACGGAAATGTGCGAGTTCTTTCCCCAGCTGTCATGTGGCTGTAGCCGGGAAAGGGTTATGTCATGTCACGGGAATGACTGGCTTTCTTATGACTTCCAAGGAAGGAAGGCTGGAATTACAGGGAAG aaaATCGTGCAAGCTGGAGACAAAGACCTCGATGGGCAGCTCGACTTTGAAGAGTTTGTCCATTATCTACAAGATCACGAGAAGAAGCTGAGGCTGGTATTCAAGAGTTTGGACAAGAAGAATGATG GACGAATCGATGCTCAGGAGATCATGCAGTCCCTGCGGGACCTAGGAGTAAAGATATCCGAACAGCAGGCGGAAAAGATTCTCAAGAG CATGGATAAGAATGGCACAATGACTATTGACTGGAATGAATGGAGAGACTACCACCTCCTCCATCCTGTGGAAAACATCCCTGAGATCATCCTGTACTGGAAGCATTCCACG ATCTTTGATGTGGGTGAGAATCTGACAGTCCCTGATGAATTCACAGTGGAGGAGAGGCAGACCGGGATGTGGTGGAGACACCTCGTGgctggaggcggggcgggggctgtATCCAGAACTTGCACGGCGCCCTTGGACAGGCTCAAGGTGCTCATGCAG GTCCACGCCTCCCGCAGCAACAACATGTGCATTGTGGGCGGGTTCACCCAGATGATTCGAGAAGGCGGGGCCAAATCTCTCTGGCGGGGCAATGGCATCAACGTCCTCAAAATTGCCCCTGAATCAGCCATCAAATTCATGGCCTACGAGCAG ATCAAGCGTCTTGTGGGGAGTGACCAGGAGACTCTGAGGATTCACGAGAGACTTGTGGCAGGGTCCCTGGCTGGGGCCATCGCCCAGAGTAGCATCTACCCAATGGAG GTTCTGAAGACCCGAATGGCCCTGCGCAAGACAGGCCAGTACTCGGGCATGCTGGACTGTGCCAGGAAGATCCTAGCCAGAGAGGGAATGGCCGCCTTCTACAAAGGCTACGTTCCAAACATGCTGGGGATCATCCCCTACGCTGGGATAGACCTAGCCGTCTATGAG ACGCTCAAGAATGCCTGGCTACAGCGGTATGCGGTAAACAGTGCAGACCCTGGCGTGTTTGTGCTCTTGGCCTGTGGCACTATGTCCAGCACCTGTGGCCAGCTGGCCAGCTACCCACTGGCCCTGGTCAGGACCCGGATGCAGGCCCAAG CCTCCATTGAGGGCGCTCCAGAGGTGACCATGAGCAGCCTCTTCAGACAGATCCTGCGAACCGAGGGGGCCTTTGGCCTGTACCGGGGGCTGGCCCCTAACTTCATGAAGGTGATCCCAGCTGTGAGCATCAGCTACGTGGTCTATGAGAACCTGAAGATCACCCTGGGTGTGCAGTCTCGGTGA